Proteins encoded in a region of the Vicia villosa cultivar HV-30 ecotype Madison, WI linkage group LG5, Vvil1.0, whole genome shotgun sequence genome:
- the LOC131605890 gene encoding uncharacterized protein LOC131605890 gives MLNHQVAGASSSHAIVLDDEKNVVLMDHDEEMRRFLVPRTSIEKVNVKQPEAGVEETSPNVANEFNPNDIVRDPGCRKQIHEYAPNIQDQVRRAYILKGPTQPDLERFPRTQFGKSSRAFCKAWYKNYTWIEYSESKDVTYCFYCFLFKPPGRAEHFGYEVFNKDGFKDWKHATKGFKDHIGSHDSKHNSCMKHYDDYNNQRKSVTSIFARATRESEELYKIR, from the exons ATGTTGAACCATCAAGTTGCTGGTGCTTCCTCCTCTCATGCTATTGTTCTAGATGACGAGAAAAATGTTGTGCTAATGGATCATGATGAAG AGATGAGGAGGTTTTTGGTTCCTAGAACAAGTATTGAGAAAGTAAATGTTAAGCAACCGGAAGCCGGAGTAGAAGAAACATCCCCTAATGTGGCCAATGAGTTTAATCCAAATGATATTGTGCGTGATCCAGGATGTAGGAAACAAATTCATGAGTATGCTCCGAATATTCAAGACCAAGTGAGGAGGGCATATATATTGAAGGGTCCAACACAACCAGATTTAGAAAGATTTCCTCGTACTCAATTTGGGAAGTCTTCAAGAGCATTTTGTAAAGCATGGTATAAGAATTATACATGGATTGAATACAGTGAGTCGAAGGATGTAACTTATTGTTTCTATTGCTTTCTCTTTAAGCCTCCCGGGAGGGCCGAACACTTTGGTTATgaagtcttcaacaaagatgGATTTAAAGATTGGAAGCATGCAACTAAAGGCTTTAAAGATCATATTGGTAGTCATGATAGTAAGCACAACTCATGTATGAAACACTATGACGATtataataatcaaagaaaaagtgTGACAAGTATCTTTGCTAGAGCAACTAGGGAATCAGAAGAATTGTATAAGATCCGTTAA